The genomic stretch TTTTTTCTCTTATTTCTTCTGGACATTTTAAATAGACCTCAATGAAAGGAAAAATAGAACTATTTTTTATTCTTTCCCTCTCATCTTTTATAGGAGAAACACTCGGAATGATAGGAATAATTCCTGCATCAGCTAAAATAAAGGAAAGGATTCCCAATCTTCTTATTCTCTCCCGAATGTTTTTAATTTCAAAACCTATATCTTTGAAGAGTTCTAATGTATATTTTCCTTCAAGAATATATGAATTCAAATTTTTTACTGAAAAAAATTCATTTAGTTTTTTAGCGATAGTAGATTTTCCAGTTTTACTTTTTCCAGTGATCCAAATTATAAAGCTATTCATCGTTTACAATTTCCTCCAATTTTTTCAAACCGTTATCTATTGTAATAGAATTGTTCAAAATCAATTTTAATATGTCCATTACATTCTTATGAAATTTTACGTATTTTTTATCAAAAGGAATTGGCTGAGCTATTTTTGAGGTATATTCAAAAGTTTCCTTAAAAGGGATATTATCAGGAATATAATTATCAAAAAATTTCACGAATTTTTGAGAAAACTCATTGATAAACAATGGATTTTTTAAAAATGTTGCAAGCCAAGCAGTAAAGTAAGTATTTCCATCTTTAGTTGTAGCAAATCCTTTATAATCTTTAAAAGGTATCATAGGATAAGGTAAAGGGAGGACTTTAACATTATCACTTTTTTCTAAAATTAGAGGCATCAAAAAAGAACCTTGGAAAAGAAATCCTACGTTACCTTTTAAAAACTCTGCAATTTGAGCATCTCTATTAAGGAATTTGAAGTTAAAAAGACCGTTGTTATACCAGTTTTTAATTAAC from Thermosipho atlanticus DSM 15807 encodes the following:
- a CDS encoding adenylyl-sulfate kinase; the protein is MNSFIIWITGKSKTGKSTIAKKLNEFFSVKNLNSYILEGKYTLELFKDIGFEIKNIRERIRRLGILSFILADAGIIPIIPSVSPIKDERERIKNSSIFPFIEVYLKCPEEIREKRLTKLSSFTEYVNKIYVPPENPDIEIDTHIHNVEKSVKIIIEYLIINKYII